The following are encoded in a window of Cupriavidus oxalaticus genomic DNA:
- a CDS encoding PA2169 family four-helix-bundle protein → MAETQQQRSVFALNQLIAAGKDSELACTSGASNVHDAQLRDILASTAESCRGSVRELQSMVSAMGGDPAERGSMQGTLFRSWMALRHMLQPNNDDAILGMCEHEEEAARREYQSVMMKPLPPEASAMLQRQYDELMRHHGRIHAMRGMQVH, encoded by the coding sequence ATGGCCGAAACCCAGCAACAAAGAAGTGTCTTCGCCCTGAACCAGCTGATCGCGGCTGGCAAGGACAGCGAACTGGCCTGCACCAGCGGGGCCAGCAATGTGCACGATGCACAGCTTCGCGACATTCTCGCCAGCACCGCGGAATCCTGCCGCGGCTCGGTGCGGGAACTGCAATCGATGGTCAGCGCCATGGGCGGCGACCCGGCCGAGCGCGGCAGCATGCAAGGCACGTTGTTCCGCAGCTGGATGGCGTTGCGCCACATGCTGCAACCGAACAACGACGATGCGATCCTGGGCATGTGCGAGCACGAGGAAGAAGCCGCCAGGCGCGAGTATCAGTCGGTCATGATGAAGCCGCTGCCACCGGAAGCCAGCGCCATGCTCCAGCGCCAGTATGACGAACTGATGCGGCATCATGGGCGCATCCACGCCATGCGTGGCATGCAGGTTCACTGA
- a CDS encoding bestrophin family protein: MHLGKSYSISEFTFWSRRQLYASVACASLPVLLYQLLGLKWLSIPVAVVVLLGTATSFIVGFRNVQTYSRALEAHQIWTEILNGSRSLGVMSREFLAGQAGARELILRHCAWLTALRYQLRTPRIWESAGKASSVEYRRKYYRVPEWETPLEAALARYLSQAELDSLARAESKASQLLGTQSATIKRFLDAGEISNAFYMELGGSIRGFFTQQGRAERIKDYPYPRQYAVINKLFVRTFCLLLPFGMLTEFEKLNAGVSGFMHGNMIWLVIPFSTMISWMYLSLEQVGESTENPFEGNANDVPMAQICQKIERELMEMLGEKSDIAKPKVEHNIVL, from the coding sequence ATGCACCTTGGAAAATCGTACTCAATATCCGAGTTCACGTTCTGGTCGAGACGGCAGCTCTATGCCTCGGTAGCGTGCGCATCACTGCCAGTCCTCCTCTATCAGCTGCTCGGACTGAAATGGCTGTCGATCCCCGTCGCGGTTGTGGTGCTTCTGGGAACGGCCACTTCATTCATCGTGGGCTTCAGGAACGTGCAGACTTACAGCAGGGCCTTGGAGGCCCATCAGATCTGGACCGAGATTCTGAATGGCAGCCGGAGTCTGGGTGTGATGAGCCGGGAATTCCTGGCAGGGCAGGCGGGCGCCAGGGAACTGATTCTCCGGCATTGCGCCTGGCTGACGGCGCTGCGCTACCAGCTAAGAACACCAAGGATCTGGGAAAGCGCGGGCAAGGCGTCCAGCGTGGAGTACCGAAGAAAGTACTACCGGGTCCCGGAGTGGGAGACGCCATTGGAAGCGGCGCTCGCGCGGTATCTGTCACAAGCCGAACTCGACTCCCTTGCGCGGGCCGAGAGCAAGGCCAGCCAGTTGCTGGGCACCCAGTCAGCGACGATCAAGCGGTTCCTTGACGCCGGCGAGATCAGCAATGCCTTCTATATGGAGTTGGGAGGATCGATCAGGGGCTTCTTCACGCAGCAAGGACGGGCGGAGCGTATCAAGGACTATCCGTATCCCAGGCAATATGCGGTCATCAACAAGCTCTTTGTCCGTACCTTTTGCCTGCTGCTGCCTTTTGGCATGCTGACGGAATTCGAAAAGCTCAATGCCGGCGTTTCAGGGTTCATGCATGGCAACATGATCTGGCTGGTCATTCCATTCAGCACGATGATCTCGTGGATGTACCTCTCACTGGAGCAGGTGGGCGAAAGCACGGAAAATCCGTTTGAAGGAAACGCCAATGACGTGCCCATGGCCCAGATCTGCCAGAAGATCGAACGCGAGCTCATGGAGATGCTTGGCGAAAAGAGCGATATTGCCAAGCCAAAGGTGGAGCACAATATCGTTCTTTGA